The DNA region GGTTGGTTGCGTCAGCGCGTGCCGAGTGCCACAGGTACGGAAGCGGCTTGCGGCCCGCTCCGGCGGATCCTGCGAGCGGGTGGTGTCACCCCGGATACACAATCCTGAGGTAGGCATGCGTCGAGGGCCGGACCCCGGGTACGGGGTCCGGCCCTCGACGTTGGCTGTGTCTGTGTCTACTTCCAGGTCAGCTGTTCCAGTGCTGGGCGACGAGTTCGGCGGCCTGGGTCTCCCACTGGGCGTAGTGGTCCGGGTACGCCGACACCTGCACGGTCTGGGCGGCCTGGGTCAGCGGCATGTCCTGCCAGCCGTCGACGGCCTTGAGCCCGTTGAGGAACGCGGTGGTGGAGTACTCGACGTCGGTGATCTGCTCGACGGTGCCCCAGCCGGAGGAGGGCCGCTGCTGGAACAGGCCCTGCGAGTCGTGGTCGTTACGGTCACCGAGGTGGCCGAGGTTCTCCAGTTTCGATTCCTGCAGGGCGGTGGCGATGGCGACGACGGCGGCACGCTCGTCCATGCCGGCCTTCTTGGTGGCGGCGATGATGCCCTTGACGTTGTCGGTCTGCTCGCCGGACAGGGTGATGCGGGACTGTTCGCCCTGCACGCCGTGCGGGATCAGCGTGCTCGTGTCGACGCCGCCGCTGCCGCTGTCGCTGGCCGCGGCGGAGGTGGTCGACGCGGTGACGGTGGTCGAGGCGGCCTGGACGCCGGGGGTGTGCTGGGCGGCCAGGGCGGGGGCGGCGATCGCCCCGCCGGCGAGGGTGAGGCCGGCGATGCCCAGGGCGGTGTTGCGCAGGCTGGTGGCCAGGGTACGGCTGATGATCGTGGTCATGGGGGGTCCACCTTCCGTTTTCCGAGGGGGCACACCCGTCACTCGGCCCCTGCAACGGGCGGGTGGTGTGTGGGGTGTGCGGTAAACGGTCATCCGGGTGGTACGGGGACGCGGCGGTGGCTTCTCGCCCGCTCGGGGGCTGGCCTTCCGCGCGTCGCGACCATGTACAACGACGCGGGCCGGCCGGTCATTCCCCGCCGGGCGCGGCCCGGGGTGCCCGGCCCGGGGTGCCGGCGGCACGGCGGCCGACATCTCGGCCCGCAGGCAGCGGCCGGCTGGGGCAGCAGTGGCCTTGTGGCCCGCCACGTCACCGTCCGTGACGGCGCCACAGGGACATCTGTCCGGGCGGTATTCCTCAGAGGAATAATCATTCCTCTGAGGAATACCGCTCTACCGCAGTACCGGTCCGCCGGGACGCCCACTCGGGTGGAACAGGCTGGCCGGTCGGAGCCGGACAGAGGGCGCGGCAGGGAGGTGCGGCGGAGCGGCCCACTGCGTCGCGAAGCATGTACAACCACGTCGGCGGCCGGGTCATTTCCAGGGGCCGGCGGCTGAGATGGAAGGGACGGCGGAGGCGCTCCGGCCCGCGCTGCGACGTATGGGACAGCTGATTCGACGGGCCGAGCAGCGGGTCGAGCAACGGGTCGAGCGTGCGCGGGTCGGCGTCACTCGTGGGTGATCAGTGAATCCTGCCGCTGCAGCAGTTGGTAGACGATTGATGCTGGCGCACCGTCGGTCGGTCGCAGCCGGACGACCACCGTATCGCCGTCCTGGCGGACCTCCGGCTCGGTGAACCGCTGCGACCAAGGCTGTCCGGTGCTGGAGCTGCCCTGTTCCAGCAGGGTGCCCAGCGCTCCCGCGTTGGCCTTCGCGGAGTCGGCGTCCGCGTGGGCATAGGCGAGCACCGCGACGGGCGCGCCGTCGTGGGCGAGCCCGCCGGCGACCCCGTCGAACGCGGCGGGCAGCGTCTGCCCTCCCCGGCCGCCGCCGTAATCGCCGCCGACCCGGAACAACACCGAGTACGCCTCCTCAGCGTCCATTGCTTCGGCGAGTGCGACCGCGGCCGGCGTGTCGGCGAACGACTCGGCCCCGTTGTCGAGCGCGGTGGCGGTTTCGGAGTTGTCGGCCACTGTCAGCCTGCCGTCACTCAGCCGCAGGTGCAGCGGCTGGCCGAATGGCCGGGCGACGGTGCGACCGGCCAGGTCGATGCTGCCGTCAGCGTTGCCGAGCTGCCATCCGCCGTCGGTCGGCTCACCCATCGCGTCGGTCATCCGGTCGCTGTCGAAGTCGCCGCCGAGCACGGTCATCACGTTCGGCGGATTGCTGTGTTCGGCGTACCAGGAGACGTCGAGCACGGACCAGCCGAGCTCGGCCTCGAACCCGGCGAGGTCGGGTTTGCCGGCCGGTACCGCCTGCTGGGGCAGCAGTGCCGCCACCGCTGCCGGTCCGTCGGCGCTCGCGCCGGGGGACAACGCCGCGAGGTAGCTGCGGACCGCCTCGGCGTCGGCGGGGTCGGTCGGCCGGGTCACCCCGGCGAGCTCGGCCGCCCGATCGAGATCGGCCATCTGTAGCACGATCTCGTCGTCGGCGAGCCGCTGCGGTAGCAGCGCCAACCGTTCGGCGAACGTGGGCCGAGCGACGTTGGCGGAGCCTGCCGGTCCGGCCGGCGCCGTGCCGTCGGCGTCGTCGCTGTCAGTGCTACCGCAGCCGGCGGCGAACAGGGTCAGAACAAGTCCGGTGGCGGTGGCGCCAAGCATGATCCGCTTCACGACCTGCACCGTAACAACCCTGGTCCAGGGCTTCTGCCGGCCGGCGAGGGCTGATCACGAGATGTAGTGCAGGATTACGTTGTGTACGTGGTGTGACTTCTGGTCGCCCCGGAACTCGACCTCGTAGGTGTGCGTGCCGACGTTGATGGCGATGGCGCCGGTGGAGAAGTACGAGCCACCCCAGGACTTGTTGCTCACCACGCTGACGCTGGTGATCTTCGAGTACGGGATGCTGGTGATGGCGACCTTCTTGCCGACGAAGGACTTGTCCTGGATGATCACGCGACGGTTGGTCAGCCCGATGAAGCCGGTGCCAGTGCCGATCGCGTCGTAGACCGCGATCACCTGCTCGCCATCGAGCAGCCCGCTTTCGATCTGCCGTAGTTGCTCGCGTCGGTCGTACGCAACATTCGCCATGATCCGAGGGTAGGTCGCATCGACAACCAGCCCCGGCAGCCGCCGGCCGCCGGTGGAAGCCAGGGGACCGGTGGATCAGACGGCGTCGATGATCGTACGGTAGGCGTCCTCGATCCGGGCGGCGAGCGTCACGTCACCTTCGGTGATCTTATCGCCGTCCGGGGCGCCGAGGCAGATCTGGGTGTGCCCGTCCACCCTGCGCACCTGTGGTCGTAGATGCAGGGCGTCGGCCGCGACCTTGATCCGCTCGGTCAGCTCGGCGTGCTGACTGTCGTCGAGCAGTAGGGTTCGGCGGATCTGCTGGCCGTCCTGGGTCCACCCGTCCAGCTGGGTCAGCGCGTCGCTAAGGTAGTCGCGGCCTACCCGGCCGGGCCAGATTGCTCGCAAAGCCACACCTCCCAGGCGTCGTTGCCGGCTTGTGGCCAAATCGTCGCCATCCTGTGTCTTGGTCGGTGGCCCCCAGTCTGGCCGCTGACTGGCTGGTGTGTCCACGTCCACCCTTCCGTCATCTGCTGTCCTTGCAGACAGCAGGGTTACCCGAATTGCTGATTGATCTGGCAGGCTGGTCTGCTGTGCGGACCGGGCAGTCAAGGCGTCGGGTAGTGGTGGGGGCGGCGATCGTCCGCGAGGGGCAGGTGCTGGCCTGCGCGCGGGCTCACCCGCCGAGTGCGGCGGGAAAATGGGAGTTTCCTGGCGGAAAGGTGGAAAACGGCGAGTCGGAAGTCGACGCGTTGGTCCGGGAGTGTCACGAAGAGTTGGGAGTGACGGTCGCGGTCGGGCAGCGACTCGGCGACGACCAGGTGCTCGGGCACGGTCGGTCGGTCCTACGGGTCTACCTGGCCAGCCTGCTCGGCCCGGCCCAGCCCACCGCGCTGGAGCACGCCGAGTTGCGATGGCTGGCCGCCGACGAACTCGACCAGGTCACCTGGCTGCCGGCGGATCAGCCCATCGTCGCCGTACTCGGGCCGCATCTGCGTCAACCTCAGTAGTTGATCTTCACCTCGAACGACTGGGAGGCGAGTCCGGCACCGCCGTGCCAGATCTCGAAGCCCGCCTCGATTCCGGTGAGGTACCAGTCACGGTCGATGTACCCCCGGCCCACGGCGTCACGCGTGAAGGCCGCCAGCTCCAGATCCTCCGCCCGGTCGGTCGGGCTGGTCCGCACGTATGCGACGTAGTTCCAGTGCCAGTCGGCGTGGTAGACGTCCCAGGTCGCCCCGGCCAGGGCGACGTCGCTGGCCACCAGCGTGCCGGCGGGCTCGGCACCGCCGTGGCGATCCAGCCAGACCATCAGTTCCGCCCCGTCCGGCGAGCGGTGGGCGTTCGCGTCGGTGTGGAACCACAGGTCGTACGTGGCGTTCCACCGGCCCTCGGCGTCGGCGGTGTCGAACGTCCAGTCGGAGCGGGCCGACCGCAGTTGCCGTACCTTGATCGGCAGCCCGCTGCCCACCGTGCAGTTGCCCCAGTGACAGCCCTGGTAGATCGTCGGGTACGCGGCCGCCGACCCGGTGCGCTTGTCGTGCTCGGAGCGGCTGACGGTGAACCGGCCCTCCTCGGTGACCCGCAGACACTGCAGGGTTCCGGCTCCCCAGACGTTGTTCATCACCACGTACCGTTTGTCGGCGATGGCGACCGTGTCCGTCCGGCCGCAGAGTTCGCCGGCGTCCGCGACCGGTGCGAACCAGACGACGGTGACCCCGAGGGCGACGACCGCGGCGAAGATGATCGAAAGCAGGCGGAAGCGCCTGAGTGCACACATTGCCGTGGAGCTCCTTCGGCGGGCAGCCCGCATGGCGGACTGGTGCCGTGGGCTCGGCGGCCCGACACCGCCCACGACGGAAACGATCGACGAGGTTCGTTCCCGGCTCCGCCGAGGATGCTACGACTGTCGATCTGGTGCCGGCAACCCCGCGACGATCACGTCGCCCACGACGATCGCCCCGCCTGCCGGTGCAAGGCAGACGGGGCGATCACCGTCAGTGACGTACTGTGCTGGCCGCTCAGCGGTCCTGGTCGGGGTGGTGGTAGTTCAGCGACTTGTCCGGCAGCGGGAAGGTGACGTCCTCGCCGAACGGTGACGGCGCGGCCGGCTTGTCGAAGGCCAACTCGCTGATCGGCAGGTGACCCTTCTCGTCCACCGCCGCGGCCTGCGGACGGGGGACCTGCCGGTGCCAGTTGACACCCCGGGCGGCGTCGGCCGCCGGGCTGTGGTCACCGTCGGCCGGCAACGCGCTCGCCGCGACGGTGCCGACAGGCTGGTCGAGGCCGGACTGACCGAGCGCCGGACCGCTGTCCGCCGCGCCGTTCTGCCCCCGCCGGAAGATCTTGCTACCGAGCCACACCAGTGGATCGTACCGCCGGTCGACGACGCGCTCCTTCATCGGGATGATCGCGTTGTCGGTGATCTTGATGTGCTCGGGGCAGACCTCGGTGCAGCACTTGGTGATGTTGCAGTAGCCCAGCCCCTGCGAGGCCTGGGCGTACTGCTTGCGGTCGGTCCTGGTGTCCAGCGGGTGCATGTCCAGCTCGGCGGCGCGGATGAACACCCGGGGACCGGAGAAGGCGGTCTTGTTGTCCTCGTGGTCACGGACCACGTGGCAGGTGTTCTGGCACAGGAAGCACTCGATGCACTTGCGGAACTCCTGCGAGCGTTCCACGTCGACCTGCTGCATCCGGTACTCGCCGGGAGCCAGGTCCTCCGGCGGGCTGAACGCCGGCGTCTCCAACGACTTCTGGTAGTTGAACGACACGTCGGTGACCAGGTCCCGGATCACCGGGAAGGTGCGTAGCGGGGTGACGCTGATCGTCTCGTTCTCCTCGAACGTCGACATTCGCGTCATGCAGCCGAGCTTCGGCATGCCGTTGATCTCCATGGAGCAGGAGCCGCACTTGCCGGCCTTGCAGTTCCACCGGCAGGCCAGGTCGGGAGCCTGCGTCGCCTGCAGCCGGTGGATGACGTCGAGGACGACCTCGCCCTCGTTCACCTCGACCTGGTAGTCCTGCAGCTCGCCGCCGTTCTCGTCGCCCCGCCACACCCTGAAGTGGCGATTCGTGCCCATCAGTTGTCCGCCTCCTCAGCGAGCGCGTCCTGCGCCAGCGCGTCGAACTCCGCCAGCTCCTCGTCGGTCAGGTACTTGGCCAGCTCCGCCCGGTCGAAGAGCTTGATCAGCTCGGGGCGCATCTTCGGCAGCGGCTTGTGTTCCAGCGTGACCGTCTCGCCGTCGAGCGAGCAGACCAGGTTGACCTTGCGCCACTGCGGGGCCATCGTCGGGTGGTCCTCGCGGGTGTGCCCGCCCCGGGACTCGGTGCGCTCCAGCGCAGCCTTGGCGGTGCACTCGGAGACGACCAGCATGTTGCGCAGGTCGAGCGCCAGGTGCCAGCCCGGGTTGTAGCGTCGGCCACCGGCCGCGCTGACCTTGGCCACCCGTTCTCGCAGCTCAGCCAGCTTGACCAGGGATTCGGCCAGCTCGCCTTCGCGGCGGATGATGCCGACCAGGTCGCCCATCACCGCCTGCAGGTCCTGCTGCAGGGTGTACGGGTTCTCCCCGGTGTCGCGCGACAGCGGCGCCAGTGCCTGGTCGACGGCGTGCTCGACCTCCTCGGCGGAGACCTTCGGCCGCCGGTCCAGGCTCGCGGCGTACGCCGCCGCGTGCTCGCCGGCCCGCTTGCCGAAGACCAGCAGGTCGGACAGGGAGTTGCCGCCGAGGCGGTTGGAGCCGTGCATGCCGCCGGAGACCTCGCCGGCGGCGAACAGTCCGCGGACCCGGCCGGTGGCGGCGGCGGTGTCCGGGTCGACCTCGACGCCACCCATCACGTAGTGGCAGGTCGGCCCGACCTCCATCGGCTGCTTGGTGATGTCGACGTCGGCCAGCTCCTTGAACTGGTGGTACATCGACGGCAGCCGGCGACGGATCTCCTCGGCCGGCAGCCGGCTGGCGATGTCCAGCAGGACGCCGCCGGACTTCGTACCCCGGCCGGCCTTGACCTCGCTGTTGATCGCCCGGGCGACCTCGTCACGGGGCAGCAGCTCCGGCGGACGCCGGTTGTTGTCCGGGTCGGTGTACCAGCGGTCCGCCTCCTCCTCGGTCTCCGCGTACTGCTTGCGGAACACGTCGGGGACGTAGTCGAACATGAACCGCTTGCCGTCGGTGTTGCGCAGTACGCCGCCGTCGCCCCGGACCGACTCGGTGACCAGGATGCCCTTCACCGACGGTGGCCAGACCATGCCGGTCGGGTGGAACTGCAGGAACTCCATGTTGATCAGGTTCGCGCCGGCCCGCAGGGCGAGCGCGTGTCCGTCACCGGTGTACTCCCAGGAGTTCGAGGTGACCTTGTACGACTTGCCGACTCCGCCGGTGGCCAGCACCACGGCCGGCGCCTCGAACAGGACGAACTCGCCGCTCTCCCGGTAGTAGCCGAAGGCACCGGCGACCCGGGGGCCGTCCGGACCGTCCTCCAGCATCAGTTCGGTGATGGTGGTCTCGGCGAAGACCTTGATCCGGGCGTCGTGGACGCCGTACTCCCGCTTGTCCTCCTGCTGCAGCGAGACGATCTTCTGCTGGAGGGTACGGATCAGCTCCAGGCCGGTGCGGTCGCCGACGTGGGCCAGTCGCGGGTACTCGTGGCCGCCGAAGTTGCGCTGCGAGATCTTGCCGTCCTTCGTACGGTCGAACAGCGCGCCGTACGTCTCCAGCTCCCAGATCCGCTGCGGTGACTCCTTGGCGTGCAGCTCGGCCATCCGGAAGTTGTTCAGGAACTTGCCGCCGCGCATGGTGTCGCGGAAGTGCACCTGCCAGTTGTCCCGGCTGTTGACGTTGCCCATGGCGGCGGCCGCGCCGCCTTCGGCCATCACCGTGTGGGCCTTGCCGAACAGCGACTTGGAGATGATCGCGGTGCGCTTGCCGGCCAGTCGGGACTCGATCGCCGCCCGCAGCCCGGCGCCGCCGGCGCCGATGACCACGACGTCGTAGTGGTGTCGTTCGATTCGGGTAGTCATGTCTTCCAAGCCCCTAGTTGAAGAACCGCAGGTCGCTGAACCAGCCGGCGGAGAGCGCCATCACGTAGAAGTCGGTCAGCGCCAGGGTGCCGAGGGTGATCCAGGCCAGCTGCATGTGCCGGACGTTGAGCTTGGAGATGAACGTCCAGATCCGGTAGCGCACCGGGTGCTTGGAGAAGTGCTTGAGCCGGCCACCGGCGATGTGCCGGCAGGAGTGGCAGGACAGCGTGTACGCCCACAGCATGACCACGTTGCCGAGCAGGATGACGTTGCCCAGGCCGACGCCGAAGCCGTTCTCGCCGTCGAAGGCCAGGATCGCGTCCCAGGTGTTGATCAGCGAGATGATCGCGGCCGCGTAGAAGGCGTACCGGTGCACGTTCTGGAAGACCAGCGGGAAGCGGGTCTCACCGGTGTAGCGCTGGTGGCCGTCCGGTACCGCGCAGGCCGGCGGGCTCAGCCAGAACGCCCGGTAGTAGGCCTTGCGGTAGTAGTAGCAGGTGAGCCGGAACAGCAGCAGGAACGGCAGGGTCAGCGCGGCGTCCGGGATGATCCACCAGCCGGGCAGGAACCGGCCGAAGTGCGCGGCCTCCGGTACGCAGCGTTCGGTGACGCAGGGTGAGTAGAACGGGGTCAGGTAGTGGTACTCGTCGACCCAGTAGAAGTCGTGCATGAAAACACGGACAGTGGCGTAGGTGACCCAGGCACCGAGTCCGATGACGGTGATGAGCGGGGGTAGCCACCACCGGTCGGTGCGCAACGTCTTCGCCGCGATGGCGGCGCGCGCCCGCGCCTGCCCCGGCGTCGTTGCCGTAGTCGTCATCCTGTCTCCCTGACGGGGCCCGACTTTCCCAAGGCGGACCCGGATATCTTCGGCCGGTCCGTGGCGAGCAGGGCAGAGCCCAGATTGCCGTGCGACCGCGTGCTCCAATCCCGCGCCGCACGTTCGACGGCTGGCGCAGTCCGGTGCACACGTTACGCCCCGTACCGACGGACGTATGCGCAAGGGAGTCTCGCCGGTATCGCGTCGGTTACGAAAGCCCGGCCCGCCGCCGGGCGGGCGGATGTGCAGAACCTCACTGGATCCGTAGCGGCGTCGGTCACAGATCGGCCGTTGTCAACCGTCGGCGGGGTGGTCCGGCACCCATTGGTACGGGTGACGGGCGGCGCGGTCGACCAGCCCACACCGCCCGTCGCGGACCCACCAGAAGTGAGGTATGCCTAACCTAAGTGATTGATCGAGATGTCGTCAACACCGATGGTCGCCGGCGACACGGATGGTCAGCCGGCGGCGCCGCCGGTGATCTGCCAACTGGCCAGGTGCAGCGCCGGCGCATGCCACGAGGTGGCGTCCCAGGAGTCCGGCAGCCGGGTCAGCCGCGTACCCAGCCCGCGCACCGCCCCCGGGGCCAGCGCCTCCGGATAGGACTGGGTGAACCGCAGGTTCGCCACCGCCGCGACGATCTCGCCCGACTCGACCAGCCACACCCCGTTACGGGTCAGCCCGGTCACCACCAGACTGCGTGGATCGAGCACCCGGGTGTACCAGAGATCGGTGATCAGCAGGCCGTGCTCCATCCCGCCGAGCAGCGCCGCGCTGCCGTCCGCCGCCGGACCCACGTCCGCCGCCGGACCCACGTCCGCCGTACCGGCACCGGCCGCCGAGGCACCGGCCGCCGTACCATCGCCGGCCGGACCCTGATCGGCCTGGTCGGCCGGGACCAGCCGCAGGTGCTGGGCCGCCGGCCCCCACACCACGCTGCCCGGCACCGCGTGCCCGGTCGAGGCCATCCCGGCCGCCGCCCCGGTCCGCCGATCGTGGGTGAGCGCCACCGACCGGCCAGCGTCGACCAGCACCGTACGGCCGGTCGGCGTGCCCTCGGCGTCGAACGGCACCCCGCCGCCGACCGCCGGATCGTCGACCAGTGAGATCGCCGGATCGAACTGCCGCTCGCCGAGGGCGACGAACGACCGCCGCTCGTGGTGCGCCTTACCGGCGAAACCGTAGTGGGCCAGCATCTGCAGCAGATCCAGCACCGCCGTCGGTTCGAGCACCACCGGGTAGCGGCCCGCCGGCAGGTCGACCGGGTGCCGACCGGCTCGGGCCTTGACCGCCGCCCGCGCCCCGAGCCGCGCCCCGTCGACGTCGGCCAGCCGGGCCGCCGCCAACCGGGCCACCCCGTCGACCCCGTCGACCCGGGCGATGCCGTCCATCGCCGCCTCCGCCGTGCGACCCCCGGCGGTCTGCCCGGCGCTGTTGGCGAACCCGGTCGACCGGTGCACGGTACGGCAGTAGCCGGCGCACTCCAGGCCGTCGGCCGCGGCGACGAAGTCGCGCACCCGGGCGGCCCGCTGGTCCGGCCCGGCCTGGGCGGTCGCCTCGTCCCAGGTGCCGGCGGCGTGCAGCGGTGCCGGCCCGGCCAGTCCCGGCCAGGACGGATCCGGCGGGCACAGCCGCGCGGCGGTCAGGGTGCGCTCGACCAGGTCGGCCAGCCCGTCCGGACCGGTCAACGTCGTCGAGCCGATCGCGGTCCGACCGTCGAGGTGCAGCCGCAGCCACACCGTGGTCGCCGCCTCGGCCACGTTCTGATGGATGAACGAGTTGGCGAACCGGGTCAGCGCCAGCGCCCGGTGGTCGACGTACGCCTCCGCCTGCGCGCCCGGCCCGGCGGCCCGGCGGACCAGCTCCACCACCCGGACCGCCAGTTCGGTCTCGGCCGGCGACAGCGCCACCCCGGTCGTCCCCGCGTCCAGACTCATCCGCGCACCCCCACCCGGACGCCGGTGAACCGGGCCGGCGCCGCCGGATGCCCGGTGTGCCCGACCTGGCCGGGCTGGCCCTTGCCACAGTTCGGCGTTCCCCACGCGACGCTCTCCGACGACAGCATGTCCATCGACCGCCAGAACACCGGGCCGATCCCGGTGTACGTCGGATTGCGCAGCATCCGCCCCAACTTTCCGTTCTTGATCTCCCAGCCGACCTCGCAGCCGAACTGGAAGTTCAGCCGCTTGTCGTCGATCGACCAGGACCGGTTGAAGTCCATCAGCACCCCGTCGTCGGTCGCCGCGATCATCTCGTCCAGGGTGTGCGGCCCAGGTTCCAGACCGACGTTGGTCATCCGCACCATCGGCAGCCGCGACCAGCCGTCGGCCCGCACACTGCCGCCGTGGTCGAGCCCGGCGACCGCCGCCGAGTCCCGCCCGGCCAGTACGCCGACCCACCGGCCCTCGCGCACCGCGTCCCGCTTGACCGCCGGGCTGCCCTCGTCGTCGAACCCGAAGCTGCCCAACGCCCCCGGGATCGTGGGGTCGATGGTGACGTTCATCAGCTCGGAGCCGTACCGCAGGCTGCCCAGCTGGGCCAGGTCCAGCCAGGACGTCCCGGCGAAGGCCGCCTCCCAGCCCAGGATCCGGTCCAGCTCGATGGCGTGTCCGACCGACTCGTGGATCTGCAGCGCCATCTGTTCCCCGCCGAGGATCAGCGTGGTCTCCCCGGCCGGGCACGGCGGCGCGGTCAGCAGTGCCCGTGCCTCCTGGGCGATCCGGGCGGCATGCGCCGGCAGGTCCAGGCTGTCGACCAGCTCCCAGCCGCTGGTGCCGTACTGGCCCCGGTACGACGGGTAGGACCGGCGCTGGGTCTCGCCGTCGCCGATCACGGTCGCCGACAGCCCGGCTCCGCACTCGCGGATCCGCTGGTCGATCCGGTGGCCCTCGCTGGAGACGAACCATTTGTCGGTGTCCCAGATCTGGTACAGCCCTTCGGCCAGGTCCGCGCCGTGCTCCCGCATCGTCGCGGTGGCCGACACCAGCAGGTCACCCTTGTCCGACAACGGCACCGTGAGCGGGTCGACCAGGCACGGGCTGGCCCAGCTGGCGGCACCGGCACCGACCGGCACCAGGTCGATCGGCGGCCCCGGGACCTGGGCGCTGGCGGCGGCGATCTTCGCGGCCCGGCCGCCGGCCGCGCGGGCGGCGGCCGACGACGGATCCGGTACGGCGTAGAAGCCCCAGCTGGATCCGACCAGTGCCCGCACACCGAGCCCGGCGTCGCTGTGCTGGACCAGCGCCTCGATCTCGCCGTTGCGGGCGGTCATCGACTCGTACCGGCGGTGCATCAGCCGGGCGTCGGCGTACCGGGCGCCCGCGTCGAGGGCGGCCTGCACGGCCGCCGTCGCCACGTCGAAGTGGGTCATCCGTCGACCCTATTCGACATCGGCTCAGCCGATCGATCCCAACGCCCGATGGAAAAACTCCCGTTCGGCGCGGCGCACCGCCGCCGAGTCCGGGTCGGTGCCGGCGGCCACCGGCAGCACCGCGTGCGGCCGGCCGGTGGCCAGCAGCGCGGCCGACAACCGCAGGGTGTGCGCCACCGGGACATCGTCGTCGAGCGGGTGCACCAGCAGCAGCGGGCGTGGTTCGTCGCCGCCGACCAGCGGCTCGGCCGCGACCGCGACCAGACTGTGGTGCGGATAGATCTCCCCGTCGGCCTCCGGTACACCCAGGTAGCGTTCGGCGTACCCGGCGCGCAGCAGGGCCCAGTCGGCGATCGGCGCGCGGGCCACCGCCG from Solwaraspora sp. WMMD791 includes:
- a CDS encoding PH domain-containing protein, encoding MANVAYDRREQLRQIESGLLDGEQVIAVYDAIGTGTGFIGLTNRRVIIQDKSFVGKKVAITSIPYSKITSVSVVSNKSWGGSYFSTGAIAINVGTHTYEVEFRGDQKSHHVHNVILHYIS
- a CDS encoding 4a-hydroxytetrahydrobiopterin dehydratase, with the translated sequence MRAIWPGRVGRDYLSDALTQLDGWTQDGQQIRRTLLLDDSQHAELTERIKVAADALHLRPQVRRVDGHTQICLGAPDGDKITEGDVTLAARIEDAYRTIIDAV
- a CDS encoding (deoxy)nucleoside triphosphate pyrophosphohydrolase, with translation MIDLAGWSAVRTGQSRRRVVVGAAIVREGQVLACARAHPPSAAGKWEFPGGKVENGESEVDALVRECHEELGVTVAVGQRLGDDQVLGHGRSVLRVYLASLLGPAQPTALEHAELRWLAADELDQVTWLPADQPIVAVLGPHLRQPQ
- a CDS encoding succinate dehydrogenase/fumarate reductase iron-sulfur subunit gives rise to the protein MGTNRHFRVWRGDENGGELQDYQVEVNEGEVVLDVIHRLQATQAPDLACRWNCKAGKCGSCSMEINGMPKLGCMTRMSTFEENETISVTPLRTFPVIRDLVTDVSFNYQKSLETPAFSPPEDLAPGEYRMQQVDVERSQEFRKCIECFLCQNTCHVVRDHEDNKTAFSGPRVFIRAAELDMHPLDTRTDRKQYAQASQGLGYCNITKCCTEVCPEHIKITDNAIIPMKERVVDRRYDPLVWLGSKIFRRGQNGAADSGPALGQSGLDQPVGTVAASALPADGDHSPAADAARGVNWHRQVPRPQAAAVDEKGHLPISELAFDKPAAPSPFGEDVTFPLPDKSLNYHHPDQDR
- a CDS encoding fumarate reductase/succinate dehydrogenase flavoprotein subunit, encoding MTTRIERHHYDVVVIGAGGAGLRAAIESRLAGKRTAIISKSLFGKAHTVMAEGGAAAAMGNVNSRDNWQVHFRDTMRGGKFLNNFRMAELHAKESPQRIWELETYGALFDRTKDGKISQRNFGGHEYPRLAHVGDRTGLELIRTLQQKIVSLQQEDKREYGVHDARIKVFAETTITELMLEDGPDGPRVAGAFGYYRESGEFVLFEAPAVVLATGGVGKSYKVTSNSWEYTGDGHALALRAGANLINMEFLQFHPTGMVWPPSVKGILVTESVRGDGGVLRNTDGKRFMFDYVPDVFRKQYAETEEEADRWYTDPDNNRRPPELLPRDEVARAINSEVKAGRGTKSGGVLLDIASRLPAEEIRRRLPSMYHQFKELADVDITKQPMEVGPTCHYVMGGVEVDPDTAAATGRVRGLFAAGEVSGGMHGSNRLGGNSLSDLLVFGKRAGEHAAAYAASLDRRPKVSAEEVEHAVDQALAPLSRDTGENPYTLQQDLQAVMGDLVGIIRREGELAESLVKLAELRERVAKVSAAGGRRYNPGWHLALDLRNMLVVSECTAKAALERTESRGGHTREDHPTMAPQWRKVNLVCSLDGETVTLEHKPLPKMRPELIKLFDRAELAKYLTDEELAEFDALAQDALAEEADN
- a CDS encoding metallopeptidase TldD-related protein — protein: MSLDAGTTGVALSPAETELAVRVVELVRRAAGPGAQAEAYVDHRALALTRFANSFIHQNVAEAATTVWLRLHLDGRTAIGSTTLTGPDGLADLVERTLTAARLCPPDPSWPGLAGPAPLHAAGTWDEATAQAGPDQRAARVRDFVAAADGLECAGYCRTVHRSTGFANSAGQTAGGRTAEAAMDGIARVDGVDGVARLAAARLADVDGARLGARAAVKARAGRHPVDLPAGRYPVVLEPTAVLDLLQMLAHYGFAGKAHHERRSFVALGERQFDPAISLVDDPAVGGGVPFDAEGTPTGRTVLVDAGRSVALTHDRRTGAAAGMASTGHAVPGSVVWGPAAQHLRLVPADQADQGPAGDGTAAGASAAGAGTADVGPAADVGPAADGSAALLGGMEHGLLITDLWYTRVLDPRSLVVTGLTRNGVWLVESGEIVAAVANLRFTQSYPEALAPGAVRGLGTRLTRLPDSWDATSWHAPALHLASWQITGGAAG
- a CDS encoding TldD/PmbA family protein produces the protein MTHFDVATAAVQAALDAGARYADARLMHRRYESMTARNGEIEALVQHSDAGLGVRALVGSSWGFYAVPDPSSAAARAAGGRAAKIAAASAQVPGPPIDLVPVGAGAASWASPCLVDPLTVPLSDKGDLLVSATATMREHGADLAEGLYQIWDTDKWFVSSEGHRIDQRIRECGAGLSATVIGDGETQRRSYPSYRGQYGTSGWELVDSLDLPAHAARIAQEARALLTAPPCPAGETTLILGGEQMALQIHESVGHAIELDRILGWEAAFAGTSWLDLAQLGSLRYGSELMNVTIDPTIPGALGSFGFDDEGSPAVKRDAVREGRWVGVLAGRDSAAVAGLDHGGSVRADGWSRLPMVRMTNVGLEPGPHTLDEMIAATDDGVLMDFNRSWSIDDKRLNFQFGCEVGWEIKNGKLGRMLRNPTYTGIGPVFWRSMDMLSSESVAWGTPNCGKGQPGQVGHTGHPAAPARFTGVRVGVRG